One Drosophila santomea strain STO CAGO 1482 chromosome X, Prin_Dsan_1.1, whole genome shotgun sequence DNA segment encodes these proteins:
- the LOC122756546 gene encoding uncharacterized protein LOC122756546 has translation MVRSFMEMDSIQPNQALLDASDPTERHFAATHKRSTDGVYVVEYPFKEKAPPIDSTLPQAINRFFSLERKFRRYPELKQQYEAFLDDYLQRGHMEQLTSAQVEESPDTCFYLPHHAVIKLDSLTTKCRVVFDGSGKDSSGVSLNDRLHIGPPIQRDLLGVCLRFRQHQYVLCADVEKMFRGIKIFKPHTNFQRIVWRKTENEPLLHFRLLKVTYVLEPSPFLAVRVLKQLADDHGHEYPAAAHALLHDAYVDDIPTGANTFEELMILKDKLIALLDKEKFKLRKWSSNSWRLLKSLPEEDRCFEPIQVLNKSAADSPVKVLGIQWNPGKDVLYLNLKGCDATISPTKRELLSQLSRIYDPLGLVAPVTVLLKLIFQESWTSVLQWDDPIPESLRTRWRALVEDLTALTQCQVPRYIASPFRDVQLRGFADASSDAYGAVVYARVAVGCSFQVTLVAAKTRVAPIKPVSIPRLELNAATSCWTDSEIVLHWLSAPPRRWNTYVCNRTSEILSDFPRSCWNHVRTEDNPADCASRGLHPSKLLEHRLWWKGPSWLATPTSEWPPSTSKFSVSSSFDVNTEERAIKPTTLHNFPDESIHELLIHKFSTWTRLIRVSSYCHRFIHTLRSHHRNSAPFLTSEELLDAQRRLIRHVQQKSFAREYAQLNAKSHLIRFSPFLDDYGVMRVGGRIEQSTLNYNAKHPILIPKDTPLAGLLVRHFHVSYLHTGVDATFTNLRQQNWILGARNLVRKAVFQCKSCFLQRKGTSNQIMGELPIPRVQASRCFQHTGLDYAGPIAIKESKGRTPRIGKAWFSIFVCLTTKALHIEVVSELTTQAFIAAFQRLIARRAKPTDLYSDNGTTFHGGKQTLDDKRRLAIQQAKDEELAGFFANEGISWHFIPPSAPHFGGMWNQLQAMVQGFWKRWHMEYLTSLHERTKWHLETENLKIDTLVVLKEPNLPPSKWILGRITAVHAGIDDKVRVVTVKTAHGLYKRQIAKIAVLPLC, from the exons ATGGTTCGTTCATTCATGGAGATGGACAGCATTCAGCCTAACCAGGCTCTCCTGGACGCCAGCGATCCCACAGAGCGTCATTTTGCTGCCACACACAAGCGCTCGACGGACGGGGTGTACGTCGTCGAGTATCCCTTCAAGGAGAAGGCACCGCCTATTGATTCGACCTTGCCACAGGCCATCAATCGCTTCTTCTCGCTGGAACGCAAATTTCGTCGGTATCCAGAATTGAAGCAGCAGTACGAAGCTTTCCTGGACGACTACTTGCAACGTGGACATATGGAACAACTGACCTCGGCTCAAGTTGAGGAGTCCCCAGACACCTGCTTCTATTTGCCGCACCACGCTGTCATCAAACTGGACAGTCTGACTACCAAATGTCGTGTAGTTTTTGATGGATCAGGAAAGGACAGCTCTGGAGTATCGCTCAATGACAGACTACATATTGGTCCACCAATTCAACGCGATCTTCTTGGCGTTTGTCTACGCTTCCGGCAGCACCAATATGTTTTATGCGCAGATGTCGAAAAGATGTTTCGAGGCATTAAAATCTTTAAGCCACACACCAATTTTCAGCGCATTGTTTGGCGCAAGACTGAGAATGAACCTCTGCTTCATTTTCGCCTGCTGAAGGTTACCTACGTATTGGAACCGTCACCCTTTCTGGCTGTTCGAGTTCTAAAGCAACTTGCCGACGATCATGGCCATGAATACCCTGCAGCAGCTCACGCTCTTCTGCACGATGCCTATGTGGACGATATCCCTACAGGCGCCAACACATTCGAGGAGCTTATGATTCTCAAGGACAAGCTTATAGCCCTCTTGGATAAGGAAAAATTCAAGCTACGCAAATGGAGTTCTAATAGTTGGCGTCTTCTGAAATCATTACCAGAGGAAGATAGATGTTTTGAACCTATCCAGGTCCTCAACAAATCAGCTGCGGATTCACCTGTCAAAGTTCTTGGTATCCAATGGAACCCTGGGAAGGACGTTCTGTATCTCAACCTAAAGGGATGCGATGCGACCATTTCTCCGACGAAAAGAGAACTCTTGTCTCAGCTATCAAGAATTTATGATCCGCTTGGACTGGTAGCGCCGGTCACAGTTCTACTCAAGCTAATCTTCCAAGAAAGCTGGACAAGTGTCCTGCAGTGGGACGACCCCATTCCTGAAAGTCTACGTACGCGCTGGAGAGCCTTAGTAGAGGATTTAACAGCACTTACGCAATGCCAAGTACCACGGTATATTGCGTCACCATTTCGAGATGTTCAACTACGCGGATTCGCCGACGCATCCTCGGACGCCTACGGTGCGGTAGTTTACGCTCGAGTTGCAGTTGGATGCAGCTTTCAAGTAACTCTGGTTGCCGCCAAAACACGGGTGGCCCCGATCAAGCCCGTATCAATTCCACGTTTGGAGCTAAACGCTGC CACGAGCTGCTGGACAGATTCAGAAATTGTGCTACACTGGCTTTCAGCTCCCCCTCGACGGTGGAACACCTACGTCTGCAACCGAACTTCTGAGATATTGAGCGACTTTCCCCGTAGCTGCTGGAACCATGTTCGCACGGAAGACAATCCTGCTGATTGTGCTTCCCGAGGACTTCATCCGTCAAAGCTTCTGGAGCATCGACTGTGGTGGAAAGGTCCGTCCTGGCTTGCCACACCCACCTCTGAGTGGCCACCTTCTACAAGCAAGTTCAGCGTATCTTCAAGTTTCGATGTCAACACCGAAGAACGAGCCATAAAGCCCACGACTCTACATAACTTTCCTGATGAAAGTATACACGAGTTACTCATCCACAAATTCTCAACCTGGACGCGTCTTATAAGGGTATCTAGCTACTGTCATCGCTTTATTCACACTCTTCGATCTCACCATAGGAATTCGGCACCATTCCTTACGTCTGAAGAGTTGCTGGACGCACAGCGCCGACTTATTCGACATGTGCAACAAAAATCCTTTGCCAGAGAATATGCGCAGCTTAACGCTAAATCGCATCTTATCCGGTTTTCTCCGTTTCTGGATGATTATGGAGTAATGCGAGTCGGTGGGAGAATCGAGCAATCTACACTCAACTACAACGCCAAGCACCCGATTCTGATACCTAAAGATACACCACTAGCTGGACTGCTGGTTCGACATTTTCATGTCTCCTATCTGCACACTGGAGTTGATGCAACGTTCACCAATCTTCGTCAGCAAAACTGGATTCTGGGAGCCCGCAATCTAGTCAGAAAGGCAGTCTTCCAATGCAAATCCTGTTTTCTTCAACGAAAGGGCACAAGCAACCAGATCATGGGAGAGCTACCAATTCCTCGAGTTCAAGCTAGCCGCTGCTTTCAACACACAGGGCTGGACTACGCTGGACCGATCGCAATCAAGGAATCAAAAGGAAGAACTCCACGCATCGGAAAGGCAtggttttctattttcgtGTGCCTCACTACAAAGGCACTTCACATCGAGGTTGTTAGTGAGCTAACTACACAGGCTTTCATCGCAGCCTTTCAACGATTAATTGCACGCCGAGCGAAGCCTACTGACCTGTATTCGGACAACGGAACTACATTTCATGGAGGCAAGCAAACTTTGGATGACAAGAGACGTCTGGCCATTCAACAAGCCAAAGATGAGGAACTAGCAGGATTCTTTGCCAATGAAGGGATTTCTTGGCACTTTATACCCCCGTCTGCTCCCCATTTTGGAGGGAT GTGGAACCAGCTGCAAGCCATGGTTCAAGGCTTTTGGAAAAGGTGGCATATGGAATACCTAACATCTCTTCATGAGCGGACAAAGTGGCATCTGGAAACCGAGAATCTGAAGATCGACACACTGGTAGTACTCAAGGAGCCCAATCTACCGCCCTCTAAATGGATTCTTGGCCGCATCACCGCAGTGCACGCAGGAATCGACGACAAGGTCCGAGTCGTTACAGTGAAGACTGCTCACGGATTATACAAAcgccaaattgccaaaatcgCTGTACTGCCTCTCTGCTGA